The genome window TGCTATTCAAAAGTTCAGGGTCTCCCTGTTCAGGTCGTCaccgcggtgaatctgttttaggggccgttcacatgtcgtgcctaaaaacgcgtggaaaaagCTAGACGCAccgttttctctttctttccaaaccgctctgtagcctgctctgccgtggcgtctgccgttgctaagcaaccatgacctgcgctctccataaagaagcggaagtttcagcaaaggataaatggattttcagcattaaaaatcgcttgcagtagctctgttattaaatttatttaaaaatgtttattcctgtgcagctatgataagctgtttctccaccttggcagtgctttcaatgttattaagggaaagggtgaagctgattggttggttcatgtcacattaCCTGCTTTGGGCTTGCGgtattctgaaaagttgagatgtttttatctcttttgtattctcctgggtgcacaaaattatcatataaaaatatgaacgtattgggtatcggtatcggcatcggccacaagaaggacttaattatcggttATCGGTAAAaaatttcatatcgtgcatccctacttcTAACTCTAACTCTTCTAACAGGTTTGCTGTTTTAGGTAATTAAATGTATGTCATGCTTTTCAAAGACAGTCTCTCTGGACTTTCTTTATTAGTGCCTTTGCATCGACATGACCTGAACCTACAGAAACCCAGTTTAGAAAACCTACTTACTTGCTTGACACACATGCACACGTTTTGCTTCAGGGATTCCTGTTCATGGTAAAACTGGTTCCGCTTTGTGTTAGCTTAACTTTTTCAAAAGCACAGCGGTCTTCTGTCGAAACTAGTGACTGCCAGAGCAAGTGTGATTCAGATAGCCTTTTAGCAAAATGTTGCGAGAGGTTCACACTCACACCCATTCCTACTGATTTTAGCCTTCAAAGCGATTTAATCCACAGACTAGTCTACACAGGTATATGAGTCTCAAGACCTGTCTGTCTTCAGGCTTAGCAGCCAGAGAGCCACAGACAGGAAGAGCGAGGTGTTCTCTGCATCTGAATCTACAATGCGTGTTCATTTATCACAGGAGCTGTGTTACTAACACCATGACAGGCATTATAATTAACATGAGCTGTGCTGAAGTGTTTTGACATGCATAATTAGTCAcaactgtttaaaaatgtaattcacaCATATGATTGGCCATCAGACCTGTTCTTTGTGAGATGAGCTCTGCTGAGTCATCTGAAGCTGGGCTGTAGGTTTGGTCGTAAAGCAAAATTGATTTAGTTGCCCCTGTATCTACCAAAGGTTTAGCATATGAGCAAGTGACCTGCAGCCTTGTTGGCACAATAAATGCACGTTAGTACATTGTAAGTAAGTTGTTTTACTTTTAACAAGCCTGGAACTCAGCATACTTCTTCCTGTGTTGAATAAAGTCAATAAGGGCTCCTCTTATATAATTGCAAGGTTGTGATGTGTGCAGAGAGCAAagtggtgcgttcacaccggacgcgacttgcacgaataaaacgcgctattcgcgcgtagttgaacgcttgaacatttgagtttactcgcgccattcgcgcgtgcaaatcacttcacaacagacgcgaatggcgcggcaaacgTGTGAACCGCTTCATTCGCGCATTTCGTGCCGCAGGacggctattcgcgtctttgcattgacttaacatgtaaatctctcgcgcttgccgcttcattcgcgtccggtgtgaacgcaccatcaaGGGTTTAAAACTTGAGTTGATATAcaatacagttcaaaagtttgaggtcagtaggatttttttgttcagcaaggatgtagTGAAGTGATCAGAAGTGAAAATAATGCATGCTTTCTATGGTTTGtaaggtttctatttcaaataaatgcaatttaaactttccattcatcataAAAGTGTGAaaaaatagggctgcacgatttaaataaaaaactattttggTCACTGCTCATAAAGCAAATTCTTTTTATTTCGTTTTATTAATATGGTGATTTGTTTCTTTTTGCAGATGACCATGGATGAGAAGTATGTGAATAACATATGGGATCTTCTGAAGAACGCCATCCAGGAGATCCAGCGGAAGAACAACAGTGGGCTGAGCTTTGAGGAGCTCTACAGGAACGCCTACACCATGGTCCTGCACAAACATGGGGAGAAGCTCTACACGGGCCTCAGAGAGGTGGTCACCGAACACCTCATCAACAAAGTATGAGTTTTGCTCTGAGATCTTTCTTATAATACTTACAAGGCCATAAAGATCTGGATCCAACTTTTAAATGTTAAAGGGAGTTAAATGTAGTTTTTAAAAAGCAGTAAGCCACAAGAGACAGTGTGCTACAGTGTTTCCACCACGGCTTTCTGCTTAAAAAGATTTTGATTTTGATGGCGTGTGATGTGAATTTAAATTGAACAGATTGATTTGAGAAGATCTGAAGGACACTGTCTCACATCTTCACTACTTATATATAGCTTAATGAAGACCCTGGGGTTTTATCTCTGGTGCTGGCTGTTAATGATGTCAGTTCTGGAGATGACGCAGATGGCGGAAACCTGCCCGTCCCAGTGGAGTTGTTCACATGGTGATGTCATTGTACACTCAGGTGGATGAAACCCATGTGCTTGAGCTGCTCTCAAAAcagctttgattttttttttcaggtacgAGAAGACGTGCTTCACTCGTTAAATAACAATTTCCTGCAGACGTTAAATCAAGCGTGGAATGATCATCAGACTGCCATGGTCATGATTAGAGACATATTGATGTACATGGTAAGTTATTTATTCTTGATATATACAGTATCCCTTAagtttcagcaaccattttagtatatcttctcaagggacaatactatagaaatgaaactcggatatattttagagtaggcaatgtgcagcttgtatagcagtgtagatttactgtcccctgaaaattactcaacatacagccattattgtcaaaatagctggcatcaaaagtgagtacactctaagtgaacttgtccaaagtgtcaatatattgtgttagcaccattgttatctggcactgccttaatcatcctgggtatggaattgaccagagctgcacaggttgttgctgtgatcctcttccactcctctataatgacatcacagagctgctggacgttagacacatggtgcttctccaccttccgcttgaggatgccccacaggtgcttaatagggttcaggtctggagacatacacCCCattaccttcagcttcctcagcaaggcagttcagttgtcatcttggtggtgtgtttggggtcgttatcatgttggaaaactgccgttcggcctagtttctggagggaaggcataatgttctgcttcagaatatacagtacataatggaatccatgtttccctcaatgaactgcagctccccagtaccagcagcactcaagcaccccagaccatgatgctaccaccaccatgcttgactgtaggcaagacacaattttcttggtactcctttCCAGTGCATCACCAAACatactggacaccatctgagccaaacaagtttatcttagtctcatcagaccacgaCATGGTTCCAGtgattcatgctcttggacaggttgtcttcagcaaactgtttgtgggctttcttgtgaaccAGCTTCGGATGAGGCTtctttctgggacgacgcctatgcaaaccgacttgttgcattttaaactgctctaatacaagatacacaacctTGTATGGtcttgtcaagcagacaaaaacataagcctgatgaataggacatggctttgcatggttaaacaacatattgCTGTTattacttagggtgtactcacttttgatGCCAGCTactttgacaataatggctgtatgttgagttattttcaaaggacagtaaatctatactgctatacaagctgcacattgactactctaaaataaatccaagtttcatttcattGTCCCTtgggaagatatactaaaatggttgctgaaatgtgaaatttgtactcacttttgtgagatactgtatatcttGAGATTATTAcaggcatttaaccaaaaaccTCTTCATTTATTGACTGCAAAACAGTAGAACCTTGTTTCTGGGTTTTGGCatatcatgaaaatatttttgaaaatcaGAAAGATTGGTGAAAGAGATTTGAATACAACAAAGTCTGGATCTGAATCCTGTCTTAACCTGCATGAACatgtttctttctctctctgtttaGGACCGTGTGTATGTTCAACAGAATAACGTTGAGAACGTCTACAATCTGGGCTTGATCATCTTCAGAGATCAGGTTGTGCGGTATGGCTGCATCAGAGATCATCTCAGACAAACTCTACTGGACATGATCGCTCGAGAACGCAGGGGAGAAGTGGTAGACaggtgtgcgtttgtgtgtgctCTTCTGTCACTCTGTCTCTTTATTGTGTTTCAGTTAAAGAACAAAGTGTTTTGACACATACACAGTTGTAGAGGATGGGATTTGTATCTTGTTTGTGCTGCCATGTTTTATGACAGAGGGGCCATTAGGAATGCCTGTCAGATGCTGATGGTTTTGGGGTTGGAAGGTCGGTCCGTCTACGAGGAGGATTTTGAAATCCCATTTTTAGACATGTCTGCTGAGTTCTTCCAGGTGGGTGCTGCTGTCATACTGCTTTTTCTCTGTTTGCTTATTATTTTTGGTTACAACAAAATATTTGTAagttataagttttttttttgagtaaaacaaaaaggataaaaagtttaaattccCTAATTCAAAAAAATACATAcggttaaggtcaaaagtttacatacaaattTGTAAtctttttagcaaaataagagggatcatacaaaatgcatgttactttttatttagtactgacctgaatgagatatttcacgtaaaagatgtttacacatagtccagaagagaaaataaaagttgaatttaaaaattagcctgttcaaaagttcacatcccCTTCTTAATACTGCGTTCTTACCTAAATGATGCACagctgtgttatttatttattttggtttagtgataAGTGTCCtaaaagtcccttgtttgtcctaaacagttaaactgctcgctgttcttcagaaaagtccttgaggtcccacaaattctttggtttttccagcatttttgtgtttttgagccctTTCCAAAAATTACTGTAtggttttaagatccatctttttcacGCTAAGAACAACTGAGGGGATCATATGCAacttacagaaggttgaaacactcaatgatgcttaagaataaaaaatgatgcattaagagccagggttaacgtaactttttgaatttaaaggtcaaggtaaatttaacttattttgtgttctggaaaacatctaagtatcttctgtagcttctgaagggcagtactaaatgagaaagatatatatttaaaataaaaaaaaacaataattaacatttagcagattctgcaacgtgtatgtaaacttttgacctcaactgtatctgcttattaataatgtttctgtttttgcttttgtGTGTGTCCGTGCAGATGGAAAGTCAGAAGTTCCTAGCGGAGAACAGTGCCAGTGTCTACATCAAGAAAGTGGAGGCTCGGATAAACGAAGAGATTGAACGAGTGATGCACTGCTTGGATAAATCGACAGAAGAGCCCATCGTGAAGGTGGTGGAGAGAGAGCTCATCTCCAAACACATGAAGACCATCGTAGAGATGGAGAACTCTGGACTGGTCCACATGCTCAAGAATGGAAAGACAGAAGGTGTGTAGTCGTTCACTTTTTGATTTATCATCTGTCAGGAATTCAGCTTTCTGTTTTCCTCTCTTCTACTAAGTTTCTAATCTTTTCATGCTTTCTCTCTTAGACCTGGCGTGCATGTATAAATTGTTTGGTCGGGTTCCTAACGGACTGAAGACGATGTGCGAGTGCATGAGCTGGTACCTCAGAGAACAGGGGAAAGCGCTGGTGTCAGAGGAAGGAGAGGGCAAGAACCCAGTCGACTACATTCAGGTACACATTCACCAACACAATGACTtaaagtagaaaaacaaaaaacaacacatacAGAGGCTTGTTCAGTTAATACAAAACTACAAGACTGGCTGAGTTACATCCTGAAAAAGAGACTAATCTGCCAAGGTTTAAGAGTTCAGACTAGTGAAAATGTGTAAACTTCAACAAGCTGTAGGTTTGTGACAAGTAGTAATAATGGTGTTTTTCTTGTGAATCATTTAGGGTTTGTTGGACTTGAAGTCGCGCTTCGACCGGTTTCTGCTGGAGTCCTTTAACAATGACAGGCTCTTCAAACAGACTATCGCTGGAGACTTTGAGTATTTCCTCAACCTCAATTCCAGATCAcccgagtacctctcgctcttcATTGACGACAAACTCAAGAAAGGAGTGAAGGGGGTAAGACATTAGCTTTAGTGCATCTTTAGCTCTTCAGATGAAAGGTCTGCCTACAAATTTGGTCAATTTTATGTTCAGTATTGCCACAAAAACCATTAATTTGCTccatggacaattttaacaacTGTCCAGTGAAAGTAGAAGGATTGTTatgcatttgaggtcaaaagtttaaatccccctttcagaaatctgcaaagttattttaccaaaataagagggattatacaaaacgtgttatttttatatttagtactgactttgaataagatatttcacataaaagatgtttacatatagtctataagagaaaataatagttgagtttataaaaatgacccggttcaaaagtttacatccccttgattcttaatactgtgttcttacctgaataatccacagctgttttgtttgtttagtgatagttgttcatgaggccCTTGTTTGTCCTTGATAGTTTAGCTGTccactgttattcagaaaaatcctttaggtcttacaaattctttggatttccagcatttttgtgtatttgaacccttcccaacaatgactgtatgattttgagaaccatcttttcacactaaggacaactgagggactcaaatgcagctattacagaaggttcaaatgctcactgatgtattaagagccagggggtgaaaacttttgaacataatggagatgtgtacatttttcttattttgcctaaatatcatattttttttaatttactactctccttcagaggctacagaagatagttacatgtttcccagaagacaaaataagttaaatttgccctgatcttcaaattcaaatgatTAATGCATGGTTTTATAAAGTTACGGATCTTGTAATTGATTCCTAAccattttatttgtgtttagCTGACAGAACAGGAGGTGGAGTCCATCTTGGATAAGGCCATGGTGCTGTTCAGGTTCATGCAGGAGAAGGACGTGTTTGAGCGTTACTACAAACAGCACCTGGCCAGAAGACTCTTAACCAATAAGAGCGTTTCAGATGACTCTGAGAAAAATATGATCTCCAAACTAAAGGTGAACATCATGTCCTTCATTACTTTCATTTAGGGATGTGcccgagtactcgattaatcgattacttgaacccatcagcgacgatcgagcatgaaaatgacgatcgattggctctaaaaatgcattttattttattttttttaattaaattcattCTTTCTTATTGGTTATGCTGGTATTTGGGCGGTAGTCTGATATTTGATTGGTTATGGCTGTGAGAAGTTGCGGTCTAGAGACAAGACCGGATCACAGAGCGAAAATGGCTTCTAAAGCGTGCAGCGATGTCTGGCAACACTTTGAAAAACTTGACGAAAAAACAGTCAAGTGTAAGATGTGCAGCGCCACACTCGTCTACAACTCCACAACGAGTTAGATGCGTTACCATCTTGCACATAAACACAAAAAAGCAGATGTTGCCGATGCCACCACCAGCAGTCAGACGAGCATAAGAGATTTCACCATCAGACAGAAATGCGACAAAGGCAGGGCAGAGAAGATGACGCAGCTAATAGCAGAAATGACAGCAGAAATGACTGCCTATTAGTTTTGTTGAAGGTGAAGGTTTTAAACGTTTCATGAATTACGTTGAGCCCCACTATACTGTCCCATCGCGCAAAACGGTCACTGCAAGGATTGATGCTCTATACCCGGGGTCGTCAACTggcggaccgcaagatgcgttcATGCGGACAGTGAAAGCTcttgacataattaaataaaaaaaatgccgaACGCtaattttttataacaaaatttttatcaagcacaccagggtcagcgtttgggtgcaatcttccttgcagtgatgagagcagagatcggcgcattgcgtacagacagatgtaaaaacgttgatggaaaacgcattatgttggggttacgtcacaaaatattgtaaatatatctttttatactgcatttttatacatatttatgttttaaaccatgaaggtgagccaatggatattacacaagcaaagcaaaaactgcgcaatatgttaaagtgaaagtaaaaacagtgctttcagcatctgacgtgcacattctctcagagtCAATGATAGGCGAATATACtcaatatgctgatattaatttacttccctaatatttctcttgtgcgccgCACATAgtagggaaaaaataaaaagaaacgtattttgtgtaggcttaagggttgtttttgaaagtcggtgttTAAAataagctcttaattttcattgatgactgcagtattattaggggttaagaaagtcttaattatgatttcaggttgtcttaaagggatggttcggagtagaattgacttcattgctatgcactccgaagcctatgtaaataccccatccaaagtttttttttaccttagtcgaacatttatggagatattagagtttttcgaattgcttgttacaggagtgaatggtacatgtgatgtattttgtaaattgcaccactaaacgtgcaagtaatcttaccaaacttgtacagttgtgtaaataggttatgtactcacaaaacgctgcatcagaacatttgtaagtccaccatgactgttttaaaaacacgttttacccgagaactactagtctcaaaaactacaagtcgacgtcacgtccctggtttgaaaaaagcacgtaaaagtcctcctactacatctgtgtgcatttcaacttgtaggaggacttttacgtgcttttttcaaaccagggaagtgacgtcgacgtgtcgacatttgtagtttttgagactagtagggatcggctaaaacgtgtttttaaaacactcatggcggacttacaaatgttccgatgcagccttttatgagtacataacctatttacactactgtacaagtttggtaagattacttgcacgtttagtggtgcaatttacaaaatacatcacatgtaccattcactcctgtaacaagcaattcgaaaaactctaatatctccaaaaatgtttgactaaggtaaaaaaaacttcggatggggtatttacatgggcttcggagtgcatagcaatgaagtcaattctactccg of Garra rufa chromosome 10, GarRuf1.0, whole genome shotgun sequence contains these proteins:
- the cul3a gene encoding cullin-3a, translating into MASLPNPNMSNLKPGTKKDTKMRIRAFPMTMDEKYVNNIWDLLKNAIQEIQRKNNSGLSFEELYRNAYTMVLHKHGEKLYTGLREVVTEHLINKVREDVLHSLNNNFLQTLNQAWNDHQTAMVMIRDILMYMDRVYVQQNNVENVYNLGLIIFRDQVVRYGCIRDHLRQTLLDMIARERRGEVVDRGAIRNACQMLMVLGLEGRSVYEEDFEIPFLDMSAEFFQMESQKFLAENSASVYIKKVEARINEEIERVMHCLDKSTEEPIVKVVERELISKHMKTIVEMENSGLVHMLKNGKTEDLACMYKLFGRVPNGLKTMCECMSWYLREQGKALVSEEGEGKNPVDYIQGLLDLKSRFDRFLLESFNNDRLFKQTIAGDFEYFLNLNSRSPEYLSLFIDDKLKKGVKGLTEQEVESILDKAMVLFRFMQEKDVFERYYKQHLARRLLTNKSVSDDSEKNMISKLKTECGCQFTSKLEGMFRDMSISNTTMDEFRHHLQTSQVSLCGVDLTVRVLTTGYWPTQSATPKCNIPPSPRHAFEVFRRFYLAKHSGRQLTLQHHMGSADLNATFYGAIKKEDGSDVGVGGALLTGSNTRKHILQVSTFQMTILMLFNNRDKFTFEEIQQETDIPERELVRALQSLACGKPTQRVLTKEPKSKEIESGHVFTVNDQFTSKLHRVKIQTVAAKQGESDPERKETRQKVDDDRKHEIEAAVVRIMKSRKKMQHNVLVAEVTQQLRARFLPSPVVIKKRIEGLIEREYLARTPEDRKVYTYVA